A region from the Lemur catta isolate mLemCat1 chromosome 7, mLemCat1.pri, whole genome shotgun sequence genome encodes:
- the DEPDC7 gene encoding DEP domain-containing protein 7: MATVREKAAALNLSAFHSPAQRPPGFSVAQKPFGATYVWSSIINTLQTQVEVKKRRHHLKRHNDCFVGSEAVDVIFSHLIQNKYFGDVDIPRAKVVRVCQALMDYKVFEAVPTKVFGKDKKPTFEDSSCSLYRFTTIPNQNSQLGKENKLCSPSRYADALFKSSDFKSASLEDLWENLSLKPTTSPHDVNISATLSPQVINEVWQEETIGRLLQLVDLPLLDSLLRQQEVVPKVSQPKRQPDMVNTSNYLDRGILKAYSDSQEDEWLSAAIDCLEYLPDQMVVDISRNFPEQPDRADLVKELLFDAIGRYYNSREPLLNHLSDVHNGIAELLVNGKTETALEATQLFLKLLDPQNREEFRRLLYFMAVAAHPSEFKLQKESDNRMVVKRIFSKAIVDNKNLSKGKSDLLVLFLMDHQKDVFKIPGILHKIVSVKLMAIQKGRDPNTHAGYIYCQRIDQSDYSSSTQKTTKDELLNLLKTIDEDSKLSAKEKKKLLGHFYKCHPDIFIEYFGD, encoded by the exons ATGGCCACAGTGCGGGAGAAGGCGGCCGCGCTGAACCTCTCGGCTTTCCACAGCCCCGCGCAGAGGCCTCCCG GTTTCAGTGTGGCCCAGAAGCCATTTGGAGCTACATATGTATGGAGCAGCATTATAAACACTCTTCAAACACAAGTGGAAGTGAAAAAACGGAGGCACCATTTAAAACGACACAATGACTGCTTTGTTGGTTCAGAAGCTGTGGATGTCATTTTTTCTCATCTAATTCAGAATAAGTATTTTGGTGATGTAGATATTCCTCGGGCCAAAGTGGTGAGAGTGTGTCAAGCACTTATGGACTACAAAGTATTTGAAGCAGTTCCAACCAAAGTctttggaaaagacaaaaaacctACATTTGAAGATAGTAGTTGCAGCCTTTATAGATTCACAACAATACCTAACCAAAACAGTCAATTAGGCAAGGAGAACAAACTATGTTCACCTTCCAG gtATGCAGATGCATTATTTAAGTCATCTGATTTCAAATCGGCCAGTTTAGAGGACCTGTGGGAAAATCTGAGTTTAAAGCCTACCACTTCCCCTCATGATGTAAATATCTCTGCAACCTTATCTCCACAAG TTATTAATGAAGTATGGCAAGAAGAAACAATTGGGCGTCTACTACAACTTGTAGATCTTCCACTTCTTGACTCCTTACTCAGACAGCAAGAGGTTGTACCTAAAGTTTCTCAACCTAAGAGGCAGCCTGACATGGTCAACACCAGTAACTATCTGGATCGAGGGATTCTCAAGGCTTATAGTGACTCTCA GGAAGATGAGTGGCTCTCTGCAGCAATTGACTGCTTGGAATACCTTCCAGACCAGATGGTGGTAGACATAAGCAGAAACTTCCCTGAGCAACCAGACAGAGCAGACTTAGTGAAAGAACTTCTGTTTGATGCCATTGGCAGATATTACAATAGTAGGGAACCTCTGTTAAATCACTTATCTGATGTTCATAATGGAATTGCAGAGCTCTTAG TGAATggaaagactgaaacagcattaGAAGCTACTCAGCTCTTTCTAAAACTTTTGGATCCCCAAAATAGAGAAGAATTTAGAAGACTATTGTATTTCATGGCTGTTGCAGCCCATCCTTCTGAATTTAAATTACAGAAAGAA agTGACAACCGAATGGTTGTGAAAAGGATATTCTCAAAAGCTATTGTTGACAATAAAAATTTATCCAAAGGCAAATCTGATCTTCTGGTACTCTTCTTAATGGATCATCAAAAAGATGTTTTTAAG ATTCCTGGAATTCTACATAAAATCGTCAGTGTTAAGCTTATGGCCATACAGAAGGGAAGAGATCCAAATACACATGCAG GATATATTTATTGCCAGAGAATTGATCAAAGTGACTATTCCAGCAGTACACAGAAGACAACCAAAGATGAGTTGTTGAATTTACTAAAAACTATTGATGAAGATTCAAAACTGTCtgccaaagagaagaaaaaactgcTAGGTCACTTCTATAAGTGTCACCCAGACATCTTTATTGAGTATTTTGGAGACTGA